The Echinicola jeungdonensis genome segment TGCGCACACACTTTGTTTTGGCCTTGGAAGGCCTGTCCCAGAAATTAATCACAAAAGCCAAAATAATTATTCCTGTATAAACCTAAAGAGATATGAAACAGAAGACCCGATAAAAACTGGTGGCGTCAACTAGCGAAAAGGAAGTTTTGAAACCTTTTTGATTTAACCCAGGCAACCGTTAATTCAACTTAAATATTTCAAGCCAACATCAGGTCCATTATCTGTTAGTGAATGCCCATCACACAGTTGCAGATGGGTGGTCATTGGGGGTTTTTCTAAATGAATTAATTAGTTTTTATAAAGCAAATGTCAAGGGTGAAAATGTTCAATTGATTGATTTGCCCATCCAGTATGCTGATTTTGCTATTGGCAAAAACAGCAAAGCTGCCCAACATGAAGCCAGTTTTCCCTATCATATTGGAAAGAACAATTAGCTGGCGAAATTCCTATATTGGACTTGCCGATTGATAACCAAGGGTTCTAAGCGAACCTTCTCCGGGGGAACGCATCGGTTTGTTCTTTCGAAGAAATGGCAATTGCTATCGAAGATCTTGCCCGAAAGGAGGATGTTACTCCTTATATGATACTTTTAAACCGTCTTTTACATTTTTCTTCATAGATA includes the following:
- a CDS encoding condensation domain-containing protein, which translates into the protein MSSQHQVHYLLVNAHHTVADGWSLGVFLNELISFYKANVKGENVQLIDLPIQYADFAIGKNSKAAQHEASFPYHIGKNN